Proteins encoded by one window of Phytohabitans houttuyneae:
- a CDS encoding MarR family winged helix-turn-helix transcriptional regulator, whose protein sequence is MELVNLHDIPLGRLLVVAGQRATARWNKLLADRFGLTNSGMSVLLALHGRGELTHGELALLCFVKPPTLTGIVDTLEKGGLVERRRDGADRRAVRLALTLDGAVAAQSLISLIRNPRPLTSVDADPAKAQVIREFLLEIIANMTDTEAAEVPILHGEESS, encoded by the coding sequence GTGGAACTCGTGAACCTGCACGACATCCCCCTCGGGCGCCTGCTCGTGGTCGCCGGCCAGCGCGCCACCGCCCGGTGGAACAAGCTGCTGGCCGACCGCTTCGGCCTCACCAACTCGGGCATGTCGGTGCTGCTCGCGCTGCACGGCCGGGGTGAGCTCACGCACGGCGAGCTGGCGCTGCTCTGCTTCGTCAAGCCGCCCACGCTCACCGGCATCGTCGACACGCTCGAAAAGGGTGGGCTCGTGGAGCGGCGCCGCGACGGGGCCGACCGCCGGGCGGTACGGCTCGCCCTCACCCTCGACGGGGCGGTCGCCGCCCAGTCCCTGATCAGCCTGATCCGCAACCCTCGGCCTCTCACCTCGGTCGACGCCGACCCGGCGAAAGCGCAGGTGATCCGCGAGTTCCTGCTCGAAATCATCGCCAACATGACCGACACGGAGGCTGCCGAAGTGCCCATCCTGCACGGGGAGGAGAGCTCATGA
- the thrS gene encoding threonine--tRNA ligase: protein MIDHRKLGRELELFHSDPLAGAGLPIWLPAGAAARHAVEEYIREEERRAGYQHVYSPPVAKRQLYELSGHLPHFAEDMFPLMRLSPDDEFVLRPALCPHHALVYRSRGRSYRDLPLRIAELGGMYRAERSGVLGGLSRVRSIWLNDGHNFCPVDRAGEEVAAVLEMIQRAHAALGVRPAGFRLSLHGAGDKYVDNPPMWERTEDVLRGVLKDLGVSYVEAPDEAAFYGPKIDVQVLDAAGREMTLSTVQLDFHQAARFELSYVDRDGARRRPVIVHRSVVGSMERLFAYLIEVHEGAFPAWYAPVQLEILPVGDAAVERFARSAITAGLRAEVAGEGTLGARIRDAARRKVPYVAVIGAREAAAGAVSLRLRDGREHGPLPEGEALDLIAAAARP from the coding sequence ATGATCGACCACCGCAAGCTCGGCCGCGAGCTCGAGCTCTTTCACTCCGACCCGCTCGCCGGCGCGGGCCTGCCGATCTGGCTGCCCGCCGGCGCCGCCGCCCGGCACGCCGTCGAGGAGTACATCCGGGAGGAGGAGCGGCGCGCGGGATACCAGCACGTGTACTCGCCGCCGGTCGCCAAACGCCAGCTGTACGAGCTTTCCGGGCACCTGCCGCACTTCGCCGAGGACATGTTTCCGCTCATGCGCCTGTCGCCGGACGACGAGTTCGTGCTGCGGCCGGCACTCTGCCCGCACCACGCGCTCGTGTACCGGTCGCGTGGCCGCTCGTACCGCGACCTTCCACTGCGGATCGCCGAGCTCGGCGGCATGTACCGCGCCGAGCGCTCCGGCGTGCTCGGCGGGTTGAGCCGGGTGCGCTCGATCTGGCTCAACGACGGGCACAACTTCTGCCCCGTCGACCGGGCCGGCGAGGAGGTGGCCGCGGTGCTGGAGATGATCCAGCGGGCGCACGCGGCGCTCGGCGTGCGGCCGGCCGGTTTCCGCCTCTCGCTGCACGGCGCCGGCGACAAGTACGTCGACAACCCGCCGATGTGGGAGCGCACCGAGGACGTGCTCCGCGGCGTGCTCAAGGACCTCGGCGTGTCCTATGTGGAGGCGCCGGACGAGGCGGCCTTCTACGGCCCGAAGATCGACGTGCAGGTGCTCGACGCGGCCGGACGCGAGATGACCCTCTCGACCGTGCAGCTCGACTTTCACCAGGCCGCCCGCTTCGAGCTGTCCTATGTGGACCGCGATGGCGCGCGGCGCCGCCCGGTAATCGTGCACCGCAGCGTCGTGGGGAGCATGGAGCGCCTGTTCGCGTACCTCATCGAGGTGCACGAGGGCGCCTTCCCCGCCTGGTACGCCCCGGTGCAGCTGGAGATCCTGCCGGTCGGCGACGCCGCGGTGGAGCGCTTTGCGCGGTCCGCCATCACCGCCGGCCTGCGCGCCGAGGTGGCCGGCGAGGGCACCCTCGGCGCCCGGATCAGAGACGCGGCGCGGCGCAAGGTGCCGTACGTCGCGGTCATCGGAGCCCGAGAGGCCGCCGCCGGCGCGGTCTCGCTCCGCCTGCGCGACGGCCGCGAGCACGGCCCGCTCCCCGAGGGGGAGGCACTGGACCTGATCGCGGCCGCCGCCCGTCCGTAA
- a CDS encoding alpha-E domain-containing protein gives MLSRIAESLYWIGRYVERAEDTARILDVHLHRMLADPWVDEQTACRSLLGVMGVSSVDGPMSVARVVGLLGLDEHNPSSVVGALAAARENARGARETVSSEMWETLNATWHGLPDARRRVEQQGVHAFFRWVRERCSVLAGLTDATMSRDEGWLFLVLGRSVERVDMTARLLSTHVRAGGSIPSWLTLLRSCGAWETYLRTYRGSLDDRHAAEFLLLDRLFPRSVFAALSSAESCLAELEPDPSRAGVATDAQRIVGRSRTNLEFRGADELMADLGSVLAGLERTCSQVNDAVSRRYFRQTSAVLWVSEAVA, from the coding sequence GTGCTGAGTCGCATCGCCGAGTCCCTGTACTGGATCGGCCGCTACGTCGAGCGCGCCGAAGACACCGCCCGCATCCTCGACGTGCACCTGCACCGGATGCTCGCCGATCCGTGGGTCGACGAGCAGACCGCGTGCCGTTCGCTGCTCGGTGTGATGGGCGTTTCCTCCGTCGACGGGCCGATGTCCGTGGCTCGCGTGGTCGGACTGCTCGGGCTCGACGAGCACAATCCAAGCTCGGTCGTCGGCGCGCTCGCCGCGGCCCGGGAAAACGCCCGCGGCGCGCGCGAGACCGTCTCGTCGGAGATGTGGGAGACGCTGAACGCGACCTGGCACGGCCTGCCCGACGCCCGCCGGCGGGTGGAGCAGCAGGGCGTGCACGCGTTCTTCCGCTGGGTCCGCGAGCGGTGCTCCGTGCTCGCCGGCCTCACCGACGCGACGATGAGCCGCGACGAGGGGTGGCTCTTCCTCGTGCTGGGACGCAGCGTGGAGCGGGTCGACATGACCGCGCGGCTGCTCTCCACGCACGTGCGCGCCGGCGGCAGCATCCCGTCGTGGCTGACGCTGCTCCGCTCGTGCGGCGCGTGGGAGACCTACCTGCGCACGTACCGGGGCTCGCTCGACGACCGCCACGCCGCCGAGTTCCTGCTGCTGGACCGCCTCTTCCCACGCTCGGTCTTCGCCGCGCTGTCCTCGGCCGAGTCGTGCCTGGCCGAGCTGGAGCCGGACCCCAGCCGGGCCGGCGTCGCGACCGACGCGCAGCGGATCGTCGGCCGGTCCCGCACCAACCTGGAGTTTCGCGGCGCCGACGAGCTGATGGCCGACCTCGGCTCGGTGCTCGCCGGCCTGGAGCGCACCTGCTCGCAGGTCAACGACGCGGTGTCGCGCCGCTACTTCCGCCAGACGTCGGCGGTGCTGTGGGTCTCGGAGGCGGTGGCGTGA
- a CDS encoding ABC transporter ATP-binding protein, giving the protein MTPAVEVRDLVKRYPKRDVNAVDGLSFTVEPGEIFGLLGPNGAGKSTTIGVLTTRVKATAGEARVAGVDVIRDPVAARKLFAVVPQQTNLDRSLTPRQNLAFHAAYHGLSRTDRNAKAAAMLDEFGLADQADVKVDWYSGGMAQRLMIARAMMHEPKVLFLDEPTTGLDPQSRLFMWERVRDLRSRGVTVVLTTHDMDEAAEMADRVGIVDHGKLLALDTPEGLTRGLAGHLVLDLSVTPGEGDDPDKLIAALTDVAGVERGEAVAGGTIRLYLTSDPATVLAPVIAVLNGRSAILTNVHMGAASLEDVFIELTGRGLR; this is encoded by the coding sequence ATGACGCCCGCGGTTGAGGTCCGCGACCTCGTCAAGCGATACCCGAAACGCGATGTGAACGCGGTCGACGGGCTGTCGTTCACCGTCGAGCCGGGCGAGATCTTCGGCCTGCTCGGGCCGAACGGAGCTGGCAAGTCCACCACGATCGGCGTGCTCACCACGCGGGTCAAGGCCACCGCAGGCGAGGCCCGTGTCGCGGGTGTCGACGTGATCCGGGACCCCGTCGCGGCGCGCAAGCTCTTCGCGGTGGTACCCCAGCAGACAAACCTGGACCGCTCGCTCACGCCGCGGCAGAATCTCGCCTTCCACGCGGCGTACCACGGCCTGTCCCGCACCGACCGCAACGCGAAGGCGGCGGCCATGCTCGACGAGTTCGGCCTGGCCGACCAGGCAGACGTCAAGGTCGACTGGTACTCGGGCGGCATGGCCCAGCGCCTCATGATCGCGCGGGCGATGATGCACGAGCCGAAGGTGCTCTTCCTGGACGAGCCGACGACCGGCCTCGACCCGCAGTCCCGGCTGTTCATGTGGGAGCGGGTCCGTGACCTGCGGTCCCGCGGCGTGACGGTGGTGCTGACCACGCACGACATGGACGAGGCCGCGGAGATGGCCGACCGGGTGGGCATCGTCGACCACGGCAAGCTGCTGGCCCTCGACACGCCCGAAGGGCTGACCCGAGGCCTCGCCGGCCACCTTGTGCTCGACCTGTCCGTGACGCCGGGCGAGGGCGACGACCCCGACAAGCTGATCGCCGCCCTCACCGACGTGGCGGGCGTCGAGCGCGGCGAGGCGGTGGCCGGCGGCACGATCCGGCTCTACCTGACCAGCGACCCCGCCACCGTCCTCGCACCGGTCATCGCTGTCCTGAATGGACGGTCGGCGATCCTCACCAACGTCCACATGGGAGCGGCGAGCCTGGAGGACGTCTTCATCGAGCTGACCGGAAGGGGCCTGCGATGA
- a CDS encoding transglutaminase family protein: MSASSWRLRVQHKTGFTYAGPVAASYNEARMSPRNEARQAVLDARVEVWPPARTYRYEDYWGTVVTAFDVHAAHETLQVTATATVETLPAGDLIAGDGGATWGELAVPETVDRWHELLLPTPRTALDEELTEVAKRVRGEHPTPHAAALATCTLVREEVEYVPGATGVQTDAVQAWRQRKGVCQDISHLVVGLLRAMGTPARYVSGYLHPSPAAAIGEAVVGQSHAWVEWWVGRWTAFDPTNGIPVGERHVVVGRGREYGDVPPLKGVYSGPENSGQGVEVTVTRLR; encoded by the coding sequence GTGAGCGCGTCGAGCTGGCGGCTGCGAGTGCAGCACAAGACCGGTTTCACGTACGCGGGGCCGGTGGCCGCGTCCTACAACGAGGCCCGCATGTCCCCGCGCAACGAGGCCCGCCAGGCGGTGCTCGACGCGCGGGTGGAGGTGTGGCCGCCGGCGCGCACCTACCGCTACGAGGACTACTGGGGCACGGTCGTCACCGCGTTCGACGTGCACGCCGCGCACGAGACGCTGCAGGTCACCGCGACCGCGACCGTCGAGACGCTGCCGGCGGGCGACCTGATCGCGGGCGACGGCGGTGCCACGTGGGGCGAGCTGGCCGTGCCGGAGACCGTCGACCGCTGGCACGAGCTGCTGCTGCCGACCCCGCGCACCGCGCTCGACGAGGAGCTGACCGAGGTGGCCAAGCGGGTGCGCGGCGAGCACCCGACCCCGCACGCCGCCGCGCTGGCCACCTGCACGCTGGTCCGCGAGGAGGTCGAGTACGTGCCGGGTGCCACCGGCGTGCAGACCGACGCGGTGCAGGCGTGGCGCCAGCGCAAGGGCGTCTGCCAGGACATCAGCCACCTGGTGGTCGGGCTGCTGCGGGCGATGGGCACGCCCGCGCGGTACGTCTCGGGCTACCTGCACCCTTCGCCGGCGGCCGCGATCGGCGAGGCTGTCGTCGGGCAGAGCCACGCCTGGGTGGAGTGGTGGGTCGGTCGTTGGACGGCCTTCGACCCCACCAACGGCATACCGGTCGGCGAGCGGCACGTCGTCGTCGGGCGCGGCCGGGAGTACGGCGACGTGCCGCCCCTGAAAGGCGTCTACTCCGGACCGGAAAACAGCGGGCAGGGCGTGGAAGTCACTGTGACCCGGCTGCGCTGA
- a CDS encoding TetR/AcrR family transcriptional regulator translates to MTEKRSYHHGDLRRALLVAAAEAIAESGPAALSLRDLARRAGVSHAAPAHHFGDKAGLLTALAVEGFHRLADALDASRAETGSLLESGVTYVRFATENRAHFEVMFQPSLFDQEDGEVIAARERAGAALSAGVSTLDEPPPAEGARETELAAWSIVHGFATLWLAGAFPDPLGDNAGDAARPIIRRLFD, encoded by the coding sequence ATGACCGAGAAGCGCTCGTACCACCACGGTGACCTGCGGCGCGCCCTGCTCGTGGCGGCGGCCGAGGCGATCGCCGAGTCCGGCCCGGCCGCGCTCAGCCTGCGCGACCTGGCCCGGCGGGCGGGCGTGTCACACGCGGCGCCGGCGCACCACTTCGGCGACAAGGCCGGGCTGCTCACCGCGCTCGCCGTCGAGGGCTTCCACCGGCTGGCGGACGCGCTCGACGCGAGCCGGGCGGAGACCGGCAGCCTGCTGGAGTCCGGGGTGACCTACGTGCGCTTCGCGACGGAAAACCGGGCGCACTTCGAGGTGATGTTTCAGCCCAGCCTCTTCGACCAGGAGGACGGCGAGGTCATCGCCGCCCGCGAGCGCGCGGGCGCCGCGCTGAGTGCTGGGGTGTCCACTCTGGACGAACCGCCGCCGGCCGAGGGCGCGCGGGAGACCGAGCTGGCCGCCTGGTCGATCGTGCACGGCTTTGCCACGCTGTGGCTCGCGGGCGCGTTTCCCGACCCGCTCGGCGACAACGCCGGCGACGCCGCGCGTCCGATCATTCGCCGTCTTTTCGACTGA
- a CDS encoding ABC transporter permease — protein MTVLDTPTPTEARPSAAKAFRAILWRDVFVTGKEFWVFLAQVALQPLFMLFVFAKVLNAGGYVTDDYAHLLLPGIVALTAFLTALQTVSFPLIMEFSFTREIEDRLLAPLPTYLVALEKLLLAIIRALASAVVMFPIGALVLGSAPWHSDGVPLLIASLVLGSWVGAGIGLTLGTMVPPSKISVIFAVILTPLMFTGATQYPWQSLDSMRWFQVVTALNPLTYLSEAVRAAVVPEVPHMPPWVCVLVLIGSGVIFTAVGIRGFMRRAIN, from the coding sequence ATGACCGTCCTGGACACTCCCACGCCGACCGAGGCCCGCCCGTCGGCCGCGAAGGCGTTCCGGGCGATCCTGTGGCGCGACGTCTTCGTGACCGGCAAGGAGTTCTGGGTGTTCCTCGCCCAGGTGGCGCTCCAGCCGCTGTTCATGCTGTTCGTCTTCGCCAAGGTGCTCAACGCCGGTGGATACGTGACGGACGACTACGCCCACCTGCTGCTGCCCGGGATCGTGGCACTGACCGCGTTTCTCACCGCGCTGCAGACCGTCTCGTTCCCGCTCATCATGGAGTTCAGCTTCACGCGGGAGATCGAGGACCGGCTGCTCGCACCGCTGCCCACGTACCTGGTGGCGCTCGAGAAGCTGCTCCTCGCCATCATCCGGGCGCTCGCCTCGGCGGTGGTGATGTTTCCGATCGGCGCGCTGGTGCTCGGCTCGGCGCCGTGGCACTCCGACGGCGTACCGCTGCTGATCGCCAGCCTCGTCCTGGGCAGCTGGGTCGGCGCCGGCATCGGGCTCACCCTCGGCACGATGGTCCCGCCCTCGAAGATCAGCGTCATCTTCGCGGTGATCCTCACGCCGCTCATGTTCACCGGCGCCACGCAGTACCCGTGGCAGTCCCTCGACTCGATGCGATGGTTTCAGGTGGTGACCGCATTGAACCCGCTGACGTACCTGTCCGAGGCGGTCCGCGCCGCCGTGGTCCCCGAGGTGCCGCACATGCCGCCGTGGGTCTGCGTGCTGGTCCTGATCGGTTCGGGCGTCATCTTCACCGCGGTCGGCATAAGGGGCTTCATGCGCCGCGCGATCAACTAA